One genomic region from Gemmatimonadota bacterium encodes:
- a CDS encoding class I SAM-dependent methyltransferase translates to MPIENISDTARWVAVYRAMESARRDALFNDPFAARLAGAQGALIVNELKRGKSLAWPMIVRTAVFDEMIMDRVANHGVDTVVNLAAGLDTRAWRMQLPRSLRWIDVDLPGITEYKANAMRGEKTACTYEAIATDLTDASERAALFARIDSESKRALVITEGLLIYLTAEQVGSLARDIQSMQCAIWWLFDLASKRLLPIMNRYWGRAVTAGNAPFQFAPAEGTAFFEKFGWRELEFRSGLDEAHRLRREMRMAPLWRLLSRFGSRERREEFRRMSGYVMLERTSRTD, encoded by the coding sequence ATGCCGATAGAAAACATCTCCGATACCGCCCGGTGGGTCGCGGTCTATCGCGCCATGGAATCCGCACGGCGCGACGCCCTTTTCAACGACCCATTCGCGGCTCGACTGGCTGGTGCGCAGGGTGCCCTGATTGTCAACGAGCTCAAGCGCGGCAAGTCGCTCGCGTGGCCCATGATCGTGCGTACCGCCGTGTTCGACGAAATGATCATGGATCGCGTTGCCAACCACGGCGTCGACACGGTCGTGAATCTTGCGGCTGGACTCGACACGCGGGCGTGGCGAATGCAACTACCTCGATCGCTCCGCTGGATCGATGTCGATCTGCCAGGCATCACGGAATACAAGGCGAACGCGATGCGCGGCGAGAAAACCGCCTGCACATACGAGGCAATCGCGACGGATCTCACCGACGCATCGGAGCGCGCCGCGTTGTTCGCGCGCATCGACAGCGAGAGCAAGCGCGCTCTCGTGATCACCGAAGGCCTCTTGATCTATCTCACCGCCGAACAGGTCGGCTCGCTCGCGCGCGACATTCAGTCGATGCAGTGCGCGATCTGGTGGCTGTTCGACCTGGCGAGCAAGCGGCTGCTACCCATAATGAACCGCTACTGGGGCCGCGCGGTCACCGCAGGTAATGCTCCATTTCAGTTCGCACCTGCGGAGGGAACGGCGTTCTTCGAGAAGTTCGGTTGGCGCGAACTCGAATTTCGCTCCGGCCTCGACGAAGCCCATCGCCTGCGGCGCGAGATGCGCATGGCGCCGCTCTGGCGACTTCTGTCCAGATTCGGATCGCGGGAACGACGCGAGGAATTCCGCCGCATGTCGGGCTACGTAATGCTCGAACGCACGAGTCGCACGGACTGA
- a CDS encoding class I SAM-dependent methyltransferase: MREPRSSRTLHGRATGASAIRDVIHSFRSPIARAYSRVRFAIVRQPFLEEIGQYLPDCGDVLDLGCGFGLFSLFYAMTKPDLQIVAVDLDPGRVAAATTSAEYLELTNVAYEASDVTTWTSERQFDAIYMLDLLHHLPQSRVRGFLATVAGLVRPGGIVIIKDVADRPRYKMLFTLLLDRLLVGMEPIHYWPPDELVTILSGLGFDVAMHRMNDVLPYPHILYVCRRRAS; encoded by the coding sequence ATGCGTGAGCCAAGGTCGTCGCGCACGTTGCATGGTCGAGCAACGGGTGCGAGTGCGATCCGGGATGTGATACACAGCTTCCGGAGTCCGATCGCGCGTGCGTATTCGCGCGTGCGCTTCGCGATCGTCCGGCAGCCGTTTCTCGAAGAGATCGGCCAGTATCTTCCCGATTGTGGCGACGTTCTGGATCTGGGTTGCGGTTTCGGTCTTTTCTCGCTGTTCTACGCGATGACGAAGCCGGACCTGCAAATTGTTGCTGTCGACCTCGATCCAGGACGTGTCGCTGCCGCTACGACAAGCGCGGAGTACCTCGAGCTGACCAACGTTGCGTATGAGGCGAGTGACGTCACTACGTGGACCAGCGAGCGGCAGTTCGACGCCATCTACATGCTTGATCTCCTGCATCATCTGCCGCAATCGCGAGTGCGAGGGTTTCTCGCGACGGTGGCCGGCCTCGTCCGGCCGGGCGGTATTGTGATAATCAAGGATGTTGCCGACCGGCCGCGTTACAAGATGCTCTTCACGCTGCTGCTCGATCGCCTGCTGGTCGGAATGGAACCCATTCATTACTGGCCGCCCGACGAGCTGGTGACGATTCTGAGCGGCCTCGGCTTCGACGTTGCGATGCATCGGATGAACGACGTGCTCCCGTATCCGCACATACTGTATGTCTGTCGACGTCGCGCAAGCTGA
- a CDS encoding decaprenyl-phosphate phosphoribosyltransferase, with amino-acid sequence MKARVVSIDDGAARDVSPDVSPGLGPDTAPARSGAFARFSDLVLLLRPRQWIKNGFVLAPLLFSGLATNSSARDHAFGAFVCFCLIASGIYCWNDVSDSSADRAHPTKRNRPIAAGRVSRRTGIVLGSVLVFASLALGAFIAPLLALVLVSYAGLNVIYSLLLKRVVLVDVFAIAAFFVLRLLAGVAAIGVHASVWLLLCGGLLSLYLGFTKRRHELTLLGDGSGEHRAVLRQYDAETLDQISGILLSVTIVSYIMYTISSSTALAVGSEALSYSTVFVLYGVFRYLYLVRRSHGGDPAGTLFTDRALLIDVGLWAVYCAATLYHVV; translated from the coding sequence GTGAAGGCTCGGGTGGTCAGCATCGACGATGGAGCAGCGCGTGATGTCTCGCCTGATGTCTCGCCCGGCCTCGGGCCTGATACAGCGCCGGCGCGCTCCGGCGCGTTCGCGCGCTTTTCGGATCTCGTGCTCCTGCTGCGCCCGCGGCAGTGGATCAAGAACGGATTCGTGCTCGCTCCTCTCCTCTTCTCCGGACTCGCGACGAACAGCTCGGCCAGGGACCACGCATTCGGTGCATTTGTGTGCTTCTGCCTGATCGCGAGTGGCATCTATTGCTGGAATGACGTTTCCGACTCCAGCGCAGACCGCGCACACCCGACCAAGCGCAACCGTCCGATAGCAGCAGGCCGAGTGAGTCGCCGCACCGGCATCGTGCTCGGCTCGGTGTTGGTGTTTGCATCGCTGGCGCTCGGCGCCTTTATCGCACCGCTGCTCGCTCTGGTGCTTGTTTCGTACGCCGGTCTCAACGTCATCTACTCCTTGCTGCTCAAGCGTGTGGTGCTCGTGGACGTCTTCGCTATCGCAGCGTTTTTCGTACTGCGCCTTCTGGCTGGAGTAGCCGCGATCGGCGTGCACGCTTCGGTCTGGCTGCTTCTTTGCGGCGGGCTGCTGTCACTTTATCTGGGGTTCACCAAGCGCCGGCACGAGCTTACCCTGCTTGGGGATGGCTCCGGTGAACACCGTGCGGTCCTCAGACAATACGACGCCGAGACCCTGGATCAGATCTCCGGGATTCTGCTGTCCGTTACCATCGTGTCGTACATCATGTACACGATCTCATCGTCGACGGCACTGGCCGTCGGCTCGGAAGCGCTGAGCTACAGCACCGTGTTCGTCCTGTATGGAGTGTTTCGATATCTGTATCTCGTACGACGCAGCCACGGTGGCGATCCGGCGGGCACCCTGTTCACTGATCGTGCGCTCCTCATAGATGTGGGGCTCTGGGCGGTCTACTGCGCTGCGACGCTCTACCACGTTGTTTGA
- a CDS encoding ATP-binding protein, producing the protein MDELLNTLPCGVVSFTDEGMITLANATLCNLLGYPVGELDGKRFETLLTVPGRIFVQTHLFPMLKLHGKASEIFLLFRAKDGTEVGTLVNAVRRERGGAFANDCVLMEVRERRKYEDELLNARRKAEALAVTLTARTDEMHRAIVIADEANQAKTRFLTTMSHELRTPLNAIGGYVQLIELGIHGPVTEAQRTALDRVNRSQRHLLRLINDILNTARIEAGRVEYLLEDVPLADVVASVIPMVDPQMNTAGLTLKSSVPEKIVARADREKVQQVLINLLTNAMKFTLRGGHVRIGAGYDEAGTRVRVMVTDSGIGIPPANLTNIFEPFVQVQVERSQRLEGTGLGLAISRDLARAMGGDLTVESELGVGSTFIFELPRA; encoded by the coding sequence GTGGATGAGCTTCTGAACACGCTGCCCTGTGGCGTGGTGTCGTTCACGGACGAGGGAATGATCACGCTCGCGAACGCCACGCTCTGCAACCTGCTCGGCTATCCGGTCGGAGAGCTCGACGGGAAGCGCTTCGAGACTCTGCTCACGGTTCCGGGACGCATCTTCGTTCAGACACATCTCTTTCCGATGCTCAAGCTGCACGGGAAGGCGAGCGAGATATTTCTGCTGTTTCGCGCCAAGGACGGAACTGAAGTGGGTACGCTCGTCAACGCCGTGCGACGGGAGCGCGGCGGCGCCTTCGCGAACGATTGTGTGTTGATGGAGGTGCGCGAGCGCCGGAAGTATGAAGACGAACTTCTGAACGCACGGCGGAAGGCAGAGGCGTTGGCCGTTACGCTTACCGCGCGCACTGACGAAATGCACCGCGCGATCGTGATCGCGGATGAAGCGAACCAGGCCAAGACGCGATTCCTCACGACGATGAGTCACGAGCTGCGCACACCGCTCAATGCAATCGGAGGTTACGTTCAGCTCATCGAGCTGGGCATTCACGGCCCTGTGACAGAGGCGCAGCGCACCGCGCTGGATCGCGTGAATCGGAGTCAGCGGCATCTGCTGCGGCTCATCAACGATATTCTCAACACAGCGCGGATCGAGGCGGGACGAGTCGAGTACCTGCTGGAGGACGTGCCGTTAGCCGACGTCGTGGCAAGCGTGATTCCGATGGTAGATCCGCAGATGAATACAGCTGGGCTGACGCTCAAGTCATCAGTGCCCGAGAAGATCGTTGCGCGAGCCGATCGGGAAAAGGTGCAGCAGGTGCTCATCAATCTTCTTACAAACGCGATGAAGTTCACGCTCCGTGGCGGCCACGTGCGAATTGGCGCCGGCTACGATGAGGCCGGTACAAGAGTACGCGTGATGGTGACGGATTCCGGGATCGGCATCCCGCCTGCGAACCTGACCAACATTTTCGAGCCGTTCGTGCAGGTGCAGGTCGAGCGGTCGCAGCGGCTGGAGGGAACGGGCCTGGGGCTCGCGATCAGCCGGGACCTGGCGCGGGCGATGGGCGGTGATCTCACCGTCGAGAGCGAGCTGGGGGTGGGGAGCACCTTCATCTTCGAGCTGCCGAGGGCGTGA
- a CDS encoding NAD-dependent epimerase, translating into MTTLVTGAAGFIGFHVAKRLLEAGDAVVGIDNLNDYYDPSLKLARLAELAPSSSFRFVHGDICDAPLLAKTMAEHRPDVVINLAAQAGVRYSLENPGAYADSNLVGFLNILEACRHARVSHLVHASSSSVYGANTATPFSVEQRVDHPVSLYAATKKASELMAHSYAHLFRLPITALRFFTVYGPFGRPDMAYFKFTRAIVEGRPIELYNNGDMLRDFTYIDDVVEGVVRVAARPATPDPNWSGDSPNPATSSAPYRVYNIGHSDPVPLLEFVEVLERQLGIHAKRKYLPMQPGDVLATYADVSDLERDVGYRPETSITVGLERFVDWYRDYYGVRQPAAMA; encoded by the coding sequence ATGACGACGCTGGTGACCGGGGCCGCTGGATTCATCGGCTTCCACGTCGCGAAGCGACTGCTCGAAGCTGGGGATGCGGTGGTCGGCATCGACAACCTCAACGACTACTACGACCCGTCGCTCAAGCTCGCACGCCTGGCGGAGTTGGCGCCGAGCTCGTCGTTCCGGTTCGTCCACGGCGACATCTGTGATGCGCCGCTGCTCGCGAAAACAATGGCAGAGCACCGTCCGGACGTCGTCATCAACCTCGCCGCGCAGGCGGGCGTACGTTATTCACTCGAGAATCCTGGCGCGTATGCCGACAGCAATCTGGTCGGATTCCTGAACATTCTCGAAGCGTGCAGACATGCCCGAGTCTCGCACCTCGTGCACGCGTCTTCGAGCTCGGTCTATGGAGCCAATACCGCAACTCCGTTTTCCGTGGAGCAGCGCGTCGATCATCCGGTGAGCCTGTACGCGGCGACAAAAAAAGCATCGGAGCTCATGGCGCACAGCTACGCGCACCTGTTCCGTCTCCCGATAACTGCACTTCGCTTCTTTACCGTGTATGGTCCGTTCGGCAGGCCCGACATGGCGTACTTCAAGTTCACTCGTGCGATCGTTGAAGGGCGTCCGATAGAGCTGTATAACAATGGCGACATGCTGCGCGACTTTACGTACATCGACGACGTTGTCGAGGGCGTGGTGCGCGTCGCCGCCAGGCCTGCAACCCCCGACCCCAACTGGTCGGGTGATTCTCCGAATCCTGCAACGAGCTCGGCGCCATATCGCGTTTACAACATCGGCCACAGCGATCCTGTGCCGCTGCTCGAATTCGTCGAAGTGCTCGAACGCCAGCTTGGAATCCACGCCAAACGCAAGTATTTGCCGATGCAACCGGGCGACGTTCTGGCAACGTACGCAGACGTTTCCGATCTCGAGCGCGACGTCGGGTACCGACCGGAAACATCCATCACGGTGGGGTTGGAACGGTTTGTCGACTGGTACCGGGACTATTACGGCGTGAGGCAACCGGCTGCAATGGCCTGA
- a CDS encoding alpha/beta hydrolase, whose translation MSQDIIARNNVKISGRGSQPMLFAHGFGCDQNMWRFVTPAFEDDYRIVLFDYVGSGKSDMAAYDSERYSTLDGYALDVLDICHALDLYDVIFVGHSVSSMIGILAANAEPDRFSDLILIGPSPRYINEAPDYVGGFERSDIDGLLETMDRNYIGWANYLAPAIMKNPDRPELAAELTESFCSTDPIVARQFAEATFFADNRADLAGVRVPSLILQCSEDIIAPQEVGAYVHCKLPDSTLRTMRATGHCPHMSAPEETIRLIKEYLTAAVAF comes from the coding sequence ATGTCGCAGGACATAATCGCCAGAAACAACGTGAAGATTTCAGGGCGCGGCAGTCAGCCAATGCTGTTCGCGCATGGCTTCGGGTGCGACCAGAACATGTGGCGGTTTGTCACGCCGGCGTTCGAGGATGACTATCGCATCGTTCTGTTCGATTACGTGGGCTCGGGCAAATCCGACATGGCCGCGTACGACAGCGAGCGTTACTCGACCCTCGATGGCTATGCACTTGATGTGCTCGACATCTGTCACGCACTGGATCTGTACGACGTGATATTCGTTGGTCACTCTGTGAGCTCGATGATCGGGATACTCGCGGCGAATGCAGAGCCCGACCGTTTCTCCGATCTCATCCTTATCGGGCCGTCTCCACGCTACATCAACGAGGCACCGGATTATGTCGGCGGCTTCGAGCGCTCGGATATAGACGGGTTGCTCGAGACGATGGACAGGAACTACATCGGCTGGGCGAACTATCTCGCGCCAGCCATCATGAAGAATCCGGATCGTCCGGAGCTCGCGGCCGAGCTGACGGAGAGTTTCTGCTCGACGGATCCGATTGTCGCAAGGCAATTCGCCGAGGCCACCTTCTTTGCGGACAATCGTGCAGATCTCGCTGGCGTGCGAGTACCGTCGCTGATTCTTCAGTGCTCCGAAGACATCATCGCGCCACAGGAAGTCGGAGCGTATGTGCATTGCAAACTTCCCGACAGTACACTCCGTACGATGCGGGCCACGGGACACTGTCCCCACATGAGCGCTCCGGAAGAAACTATTCGGCTCATCAAGGAGTATCTAACAGCAGCGGTTGCATTTTGA
- a CDS encoding glycosyltransferase family 4 protein: MTEFTGAQETDDATDRERGPGRRLRICMLTTFYPPYNFGGDGIGVQRLAAAFARRGHSVTVVHDADAFLALNGGIEPAPGASIPGVEVVTLRSKLGIISPILTQQFGRPVVHGRKLRALLGEGFDVTFFHNVSLVGGPVLLREGRGVTLYEAHEHWLVCPTHVLWRYNRELCDARDCVRCVLSYRRPPQLWRSTGLLDRELDNVDAFIAKSAFSRDKHHEFGFPRDMEVIPYFLPQDSAGADPVTEAPSPHSRPFFLFVGRLEKIKGLEDVIPSFAGTDGPDLLIAGDGDYAASLRSLAADMPRVRFLGRVPGEQLGSYYHHALALIVPSVCFETFGIIIIEAFRKGTPVIARRLGPFPEIVETADAGLLFENRAELEAAMHELVEFPERREALANAGRRAFAEHWSEEAVMPQYLDLIRRMASAKGEKSIVDALASGGPA, from the coding sequence GTGACGGAGTTTACTGGCGCGCAGGAGACCGATGACGCTACGGACCGCGAACGCGGCCCGGGACGGCGTCTTCGCATCTGCATGCTCACCACTTTCTATCCGCCATACAACTTTGGCGGAGACGGGATCGGTGTGCAGCGTCTCGCGGCGGCGTTCGCGCGCCGTGGCCACTCGGTCACGGTCGTCCACGACGCGGATGCGTTTCTGGCGCTGAATGGCGGAATCGAGCCAGCGCCTGGCGCGTCCATCCCGGGCGTCGAGGTCGTGACGCTTCGAAGCAAGCTCGGAATCATCTCGCCGATTCTGACGCAGCAGTTTGGACGCCCTGTGGTGCACGGGCGAAAACTTCGCGCCCTGCTCGGTGAAGGGTTCGACGTAACCTTCTTTCACAACGTATCGCTCGTGGGCGGCCCGGTGTTGCTTCGAGAGGGGCGTGGCGTCACGCTGTACGAAGCCCATGAGCACTGGCTCGTGTGCCCAACCCACGTATTGTGGCGTTATAACCGTGAACTATGCGATGCGCGTGACTGCGTGCGCTGCGTGCTGTCCTATCGCAGACCGCCGCAACTGTGGCGGTCCACGGGCCTGCTCGACCGCGAGCTGGACAATGTCGATGCATTCATAGCGAAAAGTGCGTTCAGTCGCGACAAGCATCACGAGTTCGGCTTTCCGCGCGACATGGAAGTCATTCCGTATTTCCTGCCGCAAGACAGTGCAGGGGCGGATCCGGTGACGGAGGCGCCGTCACCTCACAGTCGTCCATTCTTTCTATTCGTCGGGCGATTGGAGAAGATCAAGGGACTCGAAGACGTCATTCCGTCGTTCGCGGGCACCGATGGACCTGACCTGCTCATTGCCGGAGACGGGGACTACGCCGCGTCGCTACGGTCGCTTGCTGCCGACATGCCCCGGGTGCGTTTTCTGGGTCGAGTGCCGGGCGAGCAGCTCGGATCGTACTATCACCATGCGCTGGCGCTGATAGTGCCGTCGGTTTGCTTCGAGACGTTCGGCATAATCATCATCGAAGCTTTTCGGAAGGGCACGCCTGTAATTGCGCGCCGGCTGGGGCCGTTTCCCGAGATCGTCGAAACGGCAGACGCAGGGCTGCTGTTTGAGAATCGCGCCGAGCTGGAAGCGGCCATGCACGAGCTGGTGGAATTCCCGGAGCGTCGTGAGGCACTGGCGAATGCAGGCCGGCGCGCGTTCGCGGAGCACTGGAGTGAGGAAGCAGTGATGCCCCAGTATCTCGATCTCATTCGCCGCATGGCGAGTGCGAAGGGCGAAAAGTCCATTGTTGATGCTCTCGCGAGCGGAGGCCCGGCATGA
- a CDS encoding RNA polymerase sigma factor RpoD/SigA: MAEVKPRRRRGTGTSPAGIAPSEPERDILDQYLYEVSTYPLLKGTEEIDIARKIRAGDPDALQELVKRNLRFVISVAKKYQNRGLPLIDLIGEGNVGLLTAARKFDPDQGVKFISYAVWWIRQAILSSLARQGRTVRVPLNRTADLSRIIKASEILRQKLRREPTPNELAQITGLSVDVVQSLAALNTGDVRLDAPMDPEGDRSLIERFVADEMPDTEEEAMNRFLNDEIETALRTLPPRDAKVLKLYFGLEGGREHTLEEIGSMLGVTRERVRQLRDRALKRLREGDVGRALSSFAA; this comes from the coding sequence ATGGCCGAAGTCAAACCACGCCGCCGCCGAGGAACTGGAACCTCACCGGCCGGCATCGCTCCGAGCGAGCCAGAGCGCGACATTCTCGATCAGTACCTGTACGAAGTTAGTACATATCCACTTCTCAAAGGCACAGAAGAGATCGACATCGCCCGCAAGATCCGCGCGGGTGATCCCGATGCGCTCCAGGAATTGGTGAAGCGCAATTTGCGCTTCGTCATTTCCGTCGCAAAGAAATACCAGAACCGCGGTCTTCCGCTCATCGATCTGATCGGTGAGGGCAACGTCGGTCTACTCACTGCTGCGCGCAAGTTCGATCCGGATCAGGGAGTGAAGTTCATCTCCTACGCAGTGTGGTGGATTCGTCAGGCAATCCTGTCGTCGCTCGCACGCCAGGGTCGCACGGTCCGCGTTCCGCTCAACCGTACCGCGGATCTCTCGCGCATCATCAAGGCGTCGGAAATTCTGCGCCAGAAGTTGCGTCGTGAGCCAACGCCGAACGAGCTGGCGCAGATCACCGGTCTCTCCGTCGATGTAGTGCAGTCGCTCGCCGCGCTCAATACAGGCGACGTGCGTCTCGATGCACCGATGGATCCGGAAGGCGATCGCTCACTCATCGAGCGTTTCGTCGCTGATGAAATGCCGGACACCGAGGAAGAGGCGATGAACCGCTTCCTCAATGACGAGATCGAAACCGCGCTGCGCACGCTTCCACCGCGCGACGCGAAAGTTCTCAAGCTGTACTTCGGTCTCGAAGGCGGCCGGGAGCATACGCTCGAAGAGATCGGCTCGATGCTTGGCGTCACGCGCGAGCGCGTTCGTCAGTTGCGCGATCGCGCGCTCAAGCGCCTGCGCGAAGGTGACGTTGGTCGCGCACTGAGCAGCTTCGCGGCGTAA
- a CDS encoding DUF481 domain-containing protein, whose product MFVSALLVVAGFASHAQPKPSPVTCYLANGDRLSGALVSVSTTKVRITHKSLGPLSLDRSAIALCESSDSTALRRLGTLALAPLPEVPTTTVAVVGPPMPIPTPAPTPRVSLEKLTHPKQAIPLAARALPTYVSHVGWKRSLGATYLLTRGNANVSNLGFTGAVARRTDRTQIALSGKREFGSREGSATENFLSATLRYDLALGPNDSAAAARPSFFSEAVYEHDPFAQIARRTVENTGVSVPLSRNPHNNIALEIGTGVTNEQPTVLPSYTRIGGVLRLAARQVFGTTRSDQQIAVFPDITGPPGHYRVNSDLNLSAPLSKSLALKVGIASRYDTKPQVKVKKSDTTIQSGIGIEF is encoded by the coding sequence ATGTTCGTCTCAGCACTGCTCGTCGTCGCTGGCTTTGCCAGCCACGCGCAGCCGAAGCCCTCGCCCGTCACCTGCTATCTCGCCAACGGCGACCGTCTGAGTGGGGCTCTGGTATCGGTGTCCACAACGAAAGTCCGGATAACCCATAAGTCCCTCGGCCCACTCTCTCTGGACCGGAGCGCGATTGCGCTCTGTGAGTCGAGCGACAGCACGGCGCTTCGCCGCCTCGGTACGCTCGCGCTCGCACCGCTGCCGGAAGTCCCCACCACGACTGTAGCGGTAGTGGGTCCCCCAATGCCGATTCCGACGCCTGCGCCCACGCCCCGTGTGTCGCTCGAGAAGCTGACTCATCCGAAGCAGGCAATTCCGCTCGCCGCGCGCGCTCTTCCGACGTACGTATCTCACGTGGGGTGGAAGCGGTCACTGGGAGCCACGTATCTTCTCACGCGCGGCAACGCCAACGTCAGCAACCTTGGATTCACCGGGGCGGTTGCGCGGCGCACCGACAGGACGCAGATAGCGCTTAGCGGCAAGCGGGAATTCGGCAGTCGGGAAGGATCGGCGACGGAAAACTTTCTCTCCGCGACGCTGCGCTACGATCTCGCACTGGGGCCGAACGATTCAGCCGCAGCAGCGCGTCCGTCGTTCTTCTCGGAGGCGGTGTACGAGCACGATCCGTTCGCACAGATAGCGCGTCGCACGGTGGAAAATACCGGTGTATCGGTGCCACTGTCGCGCAACCCGCACAACAACATTGCGCTCGAAATAGGAACCGGTGTCACCAACGAACAGCCGACTGTCCTGCCGAGTTACACACGCATCGGCGGCGTTCTGCGACTTGCGGCGCGGCAGGTATTCGGTACTACGAGATCGGACCAGCAGATCGCGGTCTTTCCCGACATCACCGGTCCACCGGGCCACTATCGTGTCAATTCGGACCTCAATCTCTCGGCGCCGCTGTCCAAGTCACTCGCGCTCAAGGTCGGAATCGCCAGCAGATACGACACCAAGCCGCAAGTGAAGGTCAAGAAATCCGATACAACGATTCAGAGTGGAATCGGCATCGAATTCTGA
- a CDS encoding NAD-dependent epimerase/dehydratase family protein, producing the protein MKVFITGGAGFIGSHLATRLLDDRHQVIILDDLSTGSMDNIEHLVGRAGFTYHIGSVTNAALVSELVDRCDCTVHLAAAVGVRLIVESPVRTITTNVHGTEVVLDAAARKQKLVILASTSEVYGKSLHTPFREDDDLVLGSTTHSRWAYACSKALDEWLGLAYMRERNVPVIIVRFFNTVGPRQTGRYGMVVPNFASQAVRGEPITVYGPGTQSRCFGHVSDAVESVVRLMRTPSAPGRAYNVGNDEEVTIMRLAELVREAADSSSPIVRVPYDEAYAVGFEDMPRRVPDLSRLEQTIGFRPRTPLSRIISDVIADQRSILESVEA; encoded by the coding sequence ATGAAGGTATTCATTACCGGCGGCGCAGGTTTTATCGGCTCGCACCTCGCGACCCGGCTGCTCGACGACCGTCATCAGGTGATCATTCTCGATGACTTGTCGACGGGCTCGATGGACAACATCGAGCACCTGGTTGGTCGTGCCGGATTCACGTACCATATCGGATCGGTGACGAACGCCGCGCTGGTGTCCGAGCTGGTGGATAGATGCGACTGCACGGTACACCTCGCCGCAGCGGTCGGTGTGCGACTCATCGTCGAAAGCCCGGTAAGGACGATAACGACGAACGTGCACGGAACCGAAGTGGTACTCGACGCAGCGGCCCGTAAGCAGAAGCTCGTGATCCTTGCGTCGACGTCGGAAGTATACGGAAAGAGTCTGCACACACCGTTTCGAGAAGACGACGACCTCGTACTTGGATCGACCACTCACTCACGGTGGGCTTACGCGTGCTCCAAGGCGCTGGACGAATGGCTCGGGCTGGCATACATGCGCGAGCGTAACGTGCCCGTGATCATCGTGCGTTTCTTCAACACCGTTGGCCCCCGCCAGACTGGCCGGTACGGCATGGTGGTGCCGAATTTTGCGTCGCAGGCAGTGCGCGGCGAGCCGATCACGGTGTACGGGCCAGGTACTCAGTCACGCTGTTTCGGACACGTCTCCGACGCTGTCGAATCAGTCGTGCGGCTGATGCGCACGCCCTCGGCACCGGGCCGAGCCTATAATGTCGGGAACGACGAGGAAGTTACGATCATGCGTCTCGCGGAGCTGGTGCGTGAGGCGGCGGATAGCTCTTCACCGATCGTGCGCGTGCCATACGATGAAGCGTATGCCGTTGGGTTCGAAGACATGCCGCGTCGTGTGCCGGATCTGTCGCGCCTCGAGCAGACGATCGGCTTCCGTCCACGTACTCCGTTGTCCCGGATCATCAGCGACGTTATCGCCGATCAACGCTCGATTCTGGAGAGCGTGGAGGCGTGA